A stretch of Fusarium poae strain DAOMC 252244 chromosome 2, whole genome shotgun sequence DNA encodes these proteins:
- a CDS encoding hypothetical protein (BUSCO:19740at5125) has product MAAIPGSTVGPAMDPFSKLHSDTGSLLHEAESRPEYQQTQDEAKQRRMAQVIGDQQLAPMTVNELRVHGAVNTRMEFLNPIFHPLVADKTNENSTVGGVVNNLRIASQKLDGLQIFQPQPEVFLTSAQQTDPSTSPTDVNIDIRVKELSRFKLQTGTDVGNGEGSAYGSLLWRNMFGGAEMLELNAKAGTRTRSAYSANLTAPVFSNPDMRISLEGLASAAEKPWASHEEVLKGGNLRFTWLNEQRDQQSVEYSGIWRQVTGLAENASATVRADAGDSIKSAIKHTFRRERRDNPQLPQSGYMVRSGLEIAGFGPLAGDVAFSKGEIEVGGAVPVPLPGIRGRTGISIGGGLRLGMLSPLPLGYDFSGKLRSTRVNDRFQLGGPTDVRGFKLGGLGPHDGLDSVGGDVFAAGSVNMLLPVPYKGPDSGLRFQLFANGGRLVALKDPRKSSGGASTTELTGSDVRNGLVNAVGEVFNGVPSVAAGVGLVYAHPVARFELNFSLPLALRKGEASTKGLQVGVGINFL; this is encoded by the exons atggCTGCAATTCCTGGCTCGACTGTAGGTCCG GCTATGGACCCTTTCAGCAAGCTTCATTCCGACACCGGTTCTTTGTTGCACGAGGCAGAGTCGAGGCCTGAATATCAACAGACCCAAGATGAAGCTAAGCAACGGCGCATGGCCCAGGTG ATCGGGGATCAGCAGCTGGCGCCCATGACAGTTAATGAGCTTCGAGTTCATGGTGCGGTCAATACACGAATGGAGTTCCTCAACCCCATTTTCCACCCACTCGTTGCCGACAAGACCAACGAAAACTCGACTGTCGGTGGTGTTGTGAACAACCTTCGCATTGCTAGCCAGAAGCTCGACGGTCTAC AAATCTTCCAACCTCAACCCGAAGTCTTCCTTACATCCGCACAGCAGACAGACCCCTCCACCTCGCCCACCGATGTAAACATCGACATCCGAGTCAAGGAACTTTCTCGATTTAAGCTGCAAACTGGTACCGACGTCGGCAATGGAGAGGGTTCTGCCTACGGTTCGCTGCTATGGCGAAACATGTTTGGTGGTGCTGAGATGCTCGAGTTGAACGCCAAGGCCGGTACTCGCACACGCTCGGCTTACAGCGCCAACCTTACTGCGCCCGTCTTTAGCAACCCCGACATGAGGATATCATTGGAGGGTCTGGCTTCGGCTGCTGAGAAGCCTTGGGCATCGCATGAGGAGGTTCTCAAGGGCGGAAACCTGCGATTTACTTGGCTCAACGAACAGCGTGACCAGCAGTCCGTTGAGTACTCTGGTATCTGGCGACAAGTTACTGGTTTAGCCGAGAATGCCAGTGCGACTGTGAGAGCAGATGCTGGCGATTCTATTAAGAGCGCTATTAAGCACACATTCCGCAGGGAGAGACGTGACAACCCCCAGCTTCCTCAGAGCGGTTATATGGTTCGATCCGGTCTCGAGATTGCCGGTTTTGGACCTCTTGCTGGTGATGTTGCTTTCTCCAAGGGTGAGATCGAGGTCGGCGGTGCTGTCCCTGTCCCCCTGCCTGGTATCCGTGGACGAACAGGTATCTCCATCGGTGGTGGACTTAGACTAGGCATGCTTTCTCCTCTCCCCCTCGGTTATGATTTCAGTGGCAAACTTCGCTCTACCCGTGTCAACGATCGCTTCCAGCTTGGAGGCCCAACAGACGTCCGAGGCTTCAAGCTTGGTGGCCTGGGTCCTCATGACGGCCTCGATTCCGTTGGAGGTGATGTCTTCGCTGCTGGCAGTGTCAACATGCTCCTCCCTGTACCTTATAAGGGTCCCGACTCCGGTCTCCGATTCCAGCTCTTTGCCAACGGCGGTCGTCTCGTCGCTCTTAAGGATCCCAGGAAGTCCTCCGGCGGTGCTTCCACAACGGAGCTGACTGGATCAGATGTCCGAAACGGTTTGGTAAATGCTGTTGGAGAAGTCTTCAATGGTGTTCCAAGTGTtgctgctggtgttggtCTTGTATATGCGCACCCTGTTGCGCGATTTGAGCTAAACTTTAGCTTGCCTCTGGCGTTGAGAAAGGGAGAGGCTTCCACCAAGGGACTGCAGGTCGGTGTTGGAATCAACTTCTtgtaa